From a region of the Desulfuromonas sp. KJ2020 genome:
- a CDS encoding SLC13 family permease: MDASILTVLLILAVTVTLLALEIFRLDVTALLCLLALAWTDVLEPQEALSGFASNAVVAMMAVMILGRGLARTGLMDRFARFFVRKVGDKPSRIVALLSLSVGLLSGFIQNVGAAALFLPAILDISRRQRIPASTLVMPIGFAAILGGTLSMVGSGPLILINDLLRVGGQAPYGLLSVTPVGLALLGAGIFYFVLLGKMVLPDTASREVAPSEQERLVEALHLPDHIWLYTIPASSSLVGQTPEEAGLWSRFGLNLLGLARDREIHYAPWRQTRFEAGQTLALLGEEAKAERFAATFDLRQEAKKGRFAPLRDPKRAGFAEVIIPPRSALVGQTLRSFALRRRYAVEPVLMFNRGEEVRGDFSDRDIAPGDTFILYGLWENIDELKGGGDFLVATPFSPPKQADVKSWPALLCFAGAVGLALAGFPLSQAFLTGALAMILTGVLSIEAAYEAIEWKVVFLLAGLIPLGLAMQKTGAAEFLARQVMTLVQGAHPLLFLLSVAILSTLFSLFMSNVGAIVVLAPLVIGMAELAGLPPRPLVLLAAICAANSFMLPTHQVNVLYMSPGGYRNADYIRAGGGLTLLFLLVVVTLFYFFYL, encoded by the coding sequence ATGGATGCCTCTATCCTGACCGTACTCCTGATTCTGGCCGTGACGGTGACCCTGTTGGCGCTGGAGATCTTTCGTCTCGACGTGACGGCTCTCCTCTGCCTGCTGGCGCTGGCCTGGACCGACGTGCTGGAGCCGCAGGAAGCCCTGTCGGGTTTTGCCAGCAATGCGGTGGTGGCCATGATGGCGGTGATGATCCTTGGACGCGGCCTGGCCAGAACGGGCCTGATGGATCGCTTCGCCCGCTTTTTTGTCAGGAAGGTGGGAGACAAACCCTCGCGTATCGTGGCGCTGCTGTCCCTGTCCGTCGGGCTGCTGTCGGGCTTTATCCAGAATGTTGGCGCGGCCGCTCTTTTTCTGCCAGCCATTCTGGATATTTCCCGGCGACAGCGGATCCCGGCCTCGACCCTGGTCATGCCCATCGGTTTCGCCGCCATTCTGGGCGGCACGCTCAGCATGGTCGGCTCCGGGCCCCTCATCCTGATCAACGATCTGCTGCGGGTCGGCGGCCAGGCGCCTTACGGGCTGCTGAGTGTGACTCCCGTGGGTCTGGCCCTGCTCGGCGCCGGCATTTTCTATTTCGTGCTGCTGGGCAAGATGGTCCTGCCAGACACGGCGTCTCGGGAGGTCGCCCCATCCGAACAGGAGCGGCTCGTTGAGGCCCTGCACCTGCCCGACCATATCTGGCTCTACACCATCCCCGCCTCAAGCTCCCTGGTCGGGCAGACCCCGGAGGAGGCCGGCCTGTGGAGCCGCTTCGGTCTCAACCTCCTTGGGCTGGCCCGTGACCGTGAGATCCACTATGCCCCCTGGCGGCAGACGCGCTTCGAAGCCGGTCAGACTTTGGCCCTGCTGGGAGAGGAGGCCAAAGCGGAACGGTTCGCGGCGACCTTTGACTTGCGACAGGAGGCGAAAAAGGGCCGCTTTGCCCCCCTGCGCGACCCGAAACGGGCCGGCTTTGCCGAGGTCATCATTCCGCCCCGCTCGGCCCTGGTCGGCCAGACCCTGCGCAGTTTTGCCCTGCGTCGCCGTTACGCCGTCGAGCCGGTCCTGATGTTCAACCGGGGGGAAGAAGTGCGGGGGGATTTTTCCGATCGCGACATCGCCCCCGGCGACACCTTCATCCTGTATGGGCTGTGGGAGAATATCGATGAATTGAAAGGCGGCGGCGATTTCCTCGTGGCTACCCCCTTTTCGCCGCCTAAACAGGCCGACGTCAAATCCTGGCCGGCCCTGCTGTGCTTTGCGGGGGCCGTGGGCCTGGCCCTGGCGGGGTTTCCGCTGTCCCAGGCTTTTTTGACCGGCGCTCTGGCCATGATCCTGACGGGAGTGCTCTCTATCGAGGCGGCCTACGAGGCCATCGAATGGAAGGTTGTCTTTTTACTCGCCGGCCTCATCCCCCTGGGGCTGGCCATGCAGAAGACCGGGGCTGCCGAATTTCTGGCCCGTCAGGTCATGACCCTGGTGCAGGGGGCCCATCCCCTGCTCTTTCTGCTGAGCGTGGCCATCCTCTCCACCCTCTTCTCCCTGTTCATGTCCAACGTGGGGGCCATCGTGGTGCTGGCTCCTCTGGTCATCGGCATGGCCGAGCTCGCCGGACTGCCCCCTCGTCCCCTGGTGCTCCTGGCCGCCATCTGCGCCGCCAACTCCTTTATGCTGCCCACCCATCAGGTCAACGTCCTGTACATGTCGCCCGGTGGCTACCGCAATGCCGACTATATCCGGGCCGGCGGCGGCCTCACCCTGCTCTTTCTGCTGGTCGTCGTCACCCTCTTTTATTTCTTTTATCTTTAA
- the htpX gene encoding protease HtpX, whose amino-acid sequence MFKRIGLFVITNIAILLVLSLVLNLLGVGPMLREEGLNMPSLIAFAAVFGFGGSLISLAISKWTAKRLTGAQVITQPSSEQEIWLVETVRRQAAAAGIGMPEVAIYNAPDVNAFATGMRRNSALVAVSTGLLRAMNRDEAEAVLAHEVSHVANGDMITLALIQGVVNTFVIVASRVVGHLVDRVVFKTERGHGPGFFITTLVAQMVFGILASIIVFWFSRQREFRADAGAANLAGREKMVAALERLRLSAGQPHLPDQMAAFGISGNIGRGLKRLFMTHPPLEERIAALRQEL is encoded by the coding sequence ATGTTCAAACGCATAGGTCTGTTTGTTATTACCAATATCGCCATTCTTCTGGTGCTGAGCCTGGTCCTCAATCTGCTGGGGGTCGGCCCGATGCTGCGGGAAGAGGGTTTGAATATGCCAAGCCTCATCGCCTTTGCGGCGGTCTTTGGCTTTGGCGGCTCCCTCATTTCCCTGGCCATCTCCAAATGGACGGCCAAGCGTCTCACCGGTGCCCAGGTTATCACTCAGCCTTCCAGCGAGCAGGAGATCTGGCTGGTGGAGACGGTGCGGCGTCAGGCCGCGGCGGCGGGGATCGGCATGCCCGAGGTGGCCATCTATAACGCGCCGGACGTCAACGCCTTTGCCACCGGCATGCGCCGGAACAGTGCCCTGGTAGCGGTAAGCACTGGCCTGCTGCGGGCCATGAATCGCGACGAGGCCGAGGCGGTGCTGGCCCATGAGGTCAGCCACGTCGCCAATGGCGACATGATCACCCTGGCACTTATTCAGGGGGTGGTGAATACCTTCGTTATTGTCGCCTCGCGGGTAGTGGGGCACCTGGTCGACCGCGTTGTCTTCAAGACGGAGCGGGGGCATGGGCCCGGCTTCTTTATCACCACCCTCGTCGCCCAGATGGTCTTCGGCATTCTGGCCAGCATCATCGTCTTCTGGTTCAGCCGCCAGCGGGAGTTTCGGGCCGATGCCGGTGCCGCTAACCTTGCCGGCCGCGAGAAGATGGTGGCAGCGCTGGAGCGGCTGCGGCTTTCCGCCGGTCAGCCTCACCTCCCCGACCAGATGGCCGCCTTCGGCATCTCCGGCAACATCGGCCGGGGCCTCAAACGGCTGTTCATGACCCACCCTCCCCTCGAAGAGCGCATCGCCGCTTTGCGGCAGGAGCTCTAG
- a CDS encoding Na/Pi cotransporter family protein, whose protein sequence is MMQIALNTLGGLALFMLAMMMMTEGLKVFAGGSLKQLLNRYTSTPLRGVLAGVLVTGLVQSSGAVTVATIGFVNAGVFTLAQALTVVFGTNIGTTVTGWLVSLVGFGFKIENFALPILALGVALRLGVADKRLRGLGEALAGFGLFFLGLSILKDGFGGLAQSYSTALMDGERGGTLLFLILGFVATVLTQSSSASIAIVLTAVSGGVVGMYPAAVAIIGANLGSTSTAAMAVLRATPNAKRLALGHILFNLITGVVALALLPLLMWGIHLLADGLQLEGSPAAVLALFHTVFNVLGVLLMLPAAGLLTRWLQRLFRSQEEEAGRPRHLDATLTATPDLAESALAAELARLRLMANQTVYDALLRPEQPAALVEQQAAAMRTLVAAITDFISKVRAESMSREVGESLARDLRIARYLDEAARLSGNAVELRREMTTISDRPVIDILQQLIARVKICCELTGRDEDLAGADGHRQQALDGFQEAYQQAKGEILAAAVARRLPVAQAEQLLGVLSTTRRMVEQLVKADRLLRNPARAQAIEAQSEEDSSAE, encoded by the coding sequence ATGATGCAGATTGCCTTGAACACTCTGGGCGGGCTGGCGCTATTCATGCTCGCCATGATGATGATGACCGAAGGCCTCAAAGTTTTTGCCGGCGGCAGCCTGAAACAGCTGCTCAACCGTTATACCTCTACGCCGCTGCGAGGCGTGCTGGCCGGCGTCCTGGTGACAGGGCTGGTGCAGTCCTCCGGGGCGGTTACCGTGGCGACCATCGGTTTCGTCAATGCCGGGGTCTTCACCCTGGCCCAGGCCCTGACGGTGGTCTTCGGCACCAATATCGGCACCACCGTCACCGGCTGGCTGGTGAGTCTGGTCGGCTTCGGTTTCAAGATCGAGAATTTCGCCCTGCCGATCCTGGCCTTGGGGGTAGCGCTCCGTCTTGGCGTTGCCGACAAACGCTTGCGCGGGTTGGGGGAAGCCCTGGCCGGATTCGGGCTGTTCTTCCTCGGCCTGTCCATTCTCAAAGACGGTTTCGGCGGCCTGGCGCAGAGCTACAGTACAGCACTGATGGATGGCGAGCGCGGCGGCACCCTGCTCTTTCTGATCCTCGGCTTTGTGGCGACGGTATTGACCCAGTCCTCCAGTGCCTCCATCGCCATCGTGCTGACAGCGGTCAGCGGCGGCGTGGTCGGCATGTATCCGGCCGCGGTCGCCATCATCGGCGCCAATCTGGGCAGCACCTCGACGGCGGCCATGGCGGTGCTGCGCGCTACTCCCAACGCCAAGCGTCTGGCCCTCGGTCATATCCTCTTCAACCTCATTACCGGCGTCGTCGCCCTGGCGCTGCTGCCCCTGCTCATGTGGGGCATCCATCTGCTGGCGGACGGCCTCCAGCTGGAGGGGAGTCCGGCGGCGGTGCTGGCGCTTTTTCACACGGTTTTCAACGTGCTGGGTGTGCTGCTGATGCTGCCTGCGGCCGGTCTGTTGACCCGCTGGCTGCAGCGGCTCTTCCGCAGCCAGGAGGAAGAAGCCGGACGCCCGCGTCACCTCGATGCGACGTTGACGGCCACCCCCGATCTGGCCGAATCGGCTCTGGCGGCCGAACTGGCTCGCTTGCGGCTGATGGCCAATCAAACGGTGTACGACGCCCTGCTGCGGCCCGAACAGCCGGCGGCGCTGGTGGAACAGCAGGCGGCGGCCATGCGCACCCTGGTCGCCGCCATCACGGACTTTATCAGCAAGGTGCGCGCCGAAAGCATGTCCCGGGAGGTGGGGGAGAGCCTGGCCCGGGATCTGCGCATCGCCCGCTATCTGGACGAAGCGGCGCGCCTGTCGGGCAATGCCGTGGAGCTGCGACGGGAGATGACGACGATAAGTGATCGCCCGGTCATCGACATTCTCCAACAGCTCATCGCTAGGGTGAAGATCTGCTGCGAGCTGACGGGCCGTGACGAAGATCTGGCAGGTGCCGATGGCCATCGGCAGCAGGCGCTGGACGGTTTTCAGGAGGCCTATCAGCAGGCGAAAGGGGAAATTCTGGCGGCAGCCGTGGCCAGGCGGCTGCCGGTAGCGCAGGCCGAGCAGCTGCTGGGGGTCCTCAGCACGACCCGGCGCATGGTAGAACAGTTGGTCAAGGCCGACCGGCTGCTGCGCAATCCGGCCCGGGCCCAGGCCATCGAAGCGCAAAGCGAAGAAGATTCTTCAGCCGAGTAA
- the hflC gene encoding protease modulator HflC has translation MKKAPALIILAFVAFVGISSSLFVVNEAEQAIVTQFGKPVGDVKGPGLHVKIPVIQEVKRFEKRIMKWDSDPNQIPTKDKRFIWVDTTARWRIVDPLLFYKTVATEIGAQSRLDDIIDSVVRDAVSGRLLAELVRGSDYQSPRGPGEKEVFEIEGEVVSESELVGREEILDSLLGKARASTPEYGIELIDVQIKRINYVDQVLTRVYERMINERNQVAAEYRSEGEGEKAEILGKMERELKQINSEAYRLALEIRGKADAEAAGIYATAYSRDKEFYSFLRTLESYKKVIGKNGRLVIGTDSPFYKYLQDVK, from the coding sequence ATGAAAAAAGCACCAGCACTCATCATTCTGGCCTTTGTTGCCTTCGTCGGGATCAGCAGCAGTCTTTTCGTGGTCAATGAGGCCGAGCAGGCTATCGTCACCCAGTTCGGCAAACCGGTGGGGGATGTCAAGGGACCGGGTCTCCACGTCAAGATTCCCGTCATTCAGGAGGTCAAGCGCTTCGAAAAGCGCATCATGAAGTGGGACAGCGACCCCAACCAGATTCCGACCAAGGACAAGCGCTTCATCTGGGTCGACACCACAGCCCGCTGGCGCATCGTCGATCCCCTGCTCTTCTACAAGACCGTGGCCACGGAAATAGGGGCCCAGAGCCGACTCGACGACATCATCGACTCGGTCGTGCGCGATGCCGTGTCCGGCCGATTGCTGGCCGAACTGGTGCGCGGCAGCGATTACCAGTCACCGAGAGGTCCGGGGGAGAAAGAGGTCTTTGAGATCGAGGGCGAGGTGGTCAGCGAAAGCGAGCTGGTCGGTCGCGAGGAGATTTTGGATAGTCTGCTCGGCAAGGCGCGGGCCAGCACGCCCGAGTACGGGATTGAGCTGATCGACGTGCAGATCAAACGCATCAACTACGTCGACCAGGTATTGACCCGCGTTTACGAACGCATGATCAACGAGCGTAACCAGGTGGCGGCGGAATATCGCTCCGAGGGCGAAGGAGAAAAAGCCGAGATTCTGGGCAAGATGGAGCGCGAACTCAAGCAGATCAATTCCGAGGCCTACCGCCTGGCCCTGGAGATCCGCGGCAAGGCCGACGCTGAAGCCGCAGGCATCTACGCCACGGCCTACAGCCGCGACAAGGAATTCTACTCCTTTTTGCGCACTCTCGAGTCCTACAAGAAGGTCATCGGCAAGAACGGCCGCCTGGTGATCGGCACCGATTCCCCCTTCTACAAATACCTGCAGGACGTCAAATAG
- the hflK gene encoding FtsH protease activity modulator HflK, translated as MQNWGEGPSAEDFERKIIDIGQKLKKEFRPSKNLLLVAVAVLAVFVGMSSFYKVDTEETGVILRFGKFTGYSQPGLHFKLPFGIDRVYLVKTGRVFKEEFGFRTVMPGERSTYTKRGLEEESLTLTGDLNVSDVEWIVQFQVTDPYKYVFQLKNPVDTIRDVSEAMVRKVIGNSNVTDVLTTERAMLASLIQQDLQQTLNQYDIGVRVVTVKFQDVTPPDPVKKAFNEVNEAEQQKESMIFQAREQFNREVPRARGEAKKTVEEAEGYAIERINKARGETNRFEALLLEYRKAPEVTRRRIFLETMEEVLPKLEEIYVMDGAGSNLLPLLPMRSESQGGKQ; from the coding sequence ATGCAAAATTGGGGAGAAGGTCCCTCGGCAGAGGACTTTGAAAGGAAAATCATCGATATAGGGCAGAAGCTCAAGAAAGAGTTTCGCCCCAGTAAAAATCTCTTGCTCGTGGCAGTGGCCGTTCTGGCTGTTTTTGTGGGCATGAGCAGCTTTTACAAGGTCGATACGGAAGAAACCGGGGTCATTCTGCGCTTCGGCAAGTTTACCGGCTATTCACAGCCGGGACTTCACTTCAAGCTGCCTTTCGGCATTGACCGCGTCTACCTGGTCAAGACGGGTCGCGTCTTTAAGGAGGAGTTCGGTTTCCGCACGGTCATGCCGGGCGAGCGCTCCACCTACACCAAGAGGGGGCTCGAGGAGGAATCCCTCACCCTGACCGGCGACCTCAATGTCAGTGACGTGGAGTGGATCGTCCAGTTTCAGGTGACCGACCCCTACAAGTATGTTTTTCAGCTGAAAAATCCGGTGGACACCATCCGCGACGTCAGTGAGGCCATGGTGCGCAAAGTCATCGGCAACAGCAACGTCACCGACGTGCTCACCACCGAGCGTGCCATGCTGGCCTCCCTCATCCAGCAGGACCTGCAGCAAACCCTCAATCAGTATGATATCGGTGTGCGTGTGGTCACCGTGAAATTCCAGGATGTCACGCCGCCTGATCCGGTCAAGAAGGCCTTCAACGAGGTCAACGAGGCCGAGCAGCAGAAGGAGAGTATGATCTTTCAGGCCCGCGAACAGTTCAACCGCGAAGTGCCCCGGGCCCGGGGCGAAGCCAAGAAGACGGTGGAAGAGGCCGAAGGCTACGCCATCGAGCGTATCAACAAGGCCCGCGGCGAGACCAACCGTTTCGAAGCCCTGCTGCTCGAATACCGCAAGGCGCCGGAAGTGACCAGGCGCCGCATTTTCCTCGAAACCATGGAAGAAGTGCTGCCGAAGCTGGAAGAGATCTACGTGATGGACGGCGCCGGGAGCAACCTGCTGCCGCTGCTGCCGATGCGCAGCGAGAGCCAGGGAGGGAAACAATGA
- a CDS encoding efflux RND transporter permease subunit: MSLPRFALKQPHLVAALAMVVFALGGFAFWKTPTDLFPDTVPPQVAVVTVKPGAVARDMADQVTQILEKELHTLSGVTRVSSTSRDEVSSINVEFAYDKSIGEAVTDVQNAVARVQGSLPAGAAQPRLFRITDANRPLLTLALSPRPDSLKTLADVRLLAENDLKDSLLRLDGIGDVQIFGGHRAEVSVRLDREALRAHGLGLEAVMAALAGQNVSAPAGIIYGDHREYLVNVAGEFPSAAALKNLPLRSAQGRSVYLRDVAEVRLETADTRSLYHGNGKAAIALNLLRPEKGETVKAIKNLKAALPGLEARYPDLLFEITDDQQPLIDLNVSGMRSSLVQAVILTVLVIFFFLGNLRAAATVSVSIPLSFLGALVVLWFSPYTLNMVTLSALIIAVGMVVDASVVVLENIYRRHHDLAGEDPAQAALEGTRQVSLAVTAGMLTTVVVLVPVIFTQGYTGRVMAPLNIIIIATLVTSLLVSLTVIPLVASRLLGGQRPQRRGLERLANPVEKGLDRLSDFYVGLVGLVLRRRLLFIILALVFLVFTLRVVRPLLGGEQMPPMDTGIALVEFDTDASASPRQVEEVLSRVEALIGQSPEVKSISAVVGSEPQAVSFGGGGTTTQSAKLTIHLISRTEREADIWQIQERWRQGLRRIEGVRTFRVSEYGATPVATTKAPFNLMITGPELPMLDSLADEALQRLRGLPGLTDLRRSWYRDKVQQTVAVDAELARLYGTSAGGVAESLRQAVQGTAGSELRLQGYLDIPIRLRYQQSQIDNPEALLQVDIPTAQGPIKLGTLAQVRSEVQPPFITRENLSPTIDLTAGNQVLTIAQVTSLAAQRLRDMPLPAGYALEIAGTARDMGQSQGEMGRALLIGLVLLFILLFAMFRSFLPPLAIVLSIPLAVAGAVWGLLLFDKPFCMPALMGIILLGGTIVNNAILMLDFILEARREGMSRDEAIIASVRLRLRPIFMTATSTVIGFSPLIFEMAVGLERMSPLGIAAASGLLVGTVVTMVYLPLVYVLLDDAQEKLRTLGRAARKAVTSLLLLGVLLSPQVDPASAAELPSPLSLTEAVAYGLEHSPALAQAAAEVERGQGLVRSAEAPRGVQLRLEGSAAWSQERHNMAPGLAPQNQGFAHRVYQATASADLLLADFGATRARLKAARAAQEGVRHQAARARDEVAFQISQQFLQVLSLGDIRRATFASLDSLSALDRAAEQLWRQGRTARVDKLKVEVRLAEVESQLAEVEAALVEAEYALLALLGCEGELPPLTEVDPGAVTQTSAENRDGVSPRDDLAARQAEVESARRQLAGAKRAYLPELRLFASAGYYGADDPQSMAAGIPGDDSQTDATVGVKLTVPLLDGGLRAGQVAQARAEADRARARLREAQLNARRELAVAQAEVASAQARQQAHGKGVVQAREAVRLERLKYEAQKGSVNEVLDAEAALLQARSLLRQAERGLILASLAEELARGRLSFPGE; this comes from the coding sequence ATGAGTCTGCCTCGTTTCGCGCTGAAGCAACCGCACCTGGTGGCGGCGCTGGCGATGGTCGTCTTCGCTCTCGGCGGGTTCGCCTTCTGGAAAACGCCGACGGATCTCTTTCCCGACACGGTGCCACCGCAGGTGGCGGTGGTCACCGTGAAGCCGGGGGCGGTGGCGCGCGACATGGCCGACCAGGTGACCCAGATACTGGAAAAGGAGCTGCACACCCTTTCGGGCGTCACCCGGGTCAGCTCCACCTCCCGCGATGAGGTCTCCTCCATCAACGTGGAGTTCGCCTACGACAAATCGATCGGCGAGGCGGTCACCGATGTGCAAAATGCCGTCGCCCGCGTGCAGGGGAGTCTGCCGGCCGGCGCGGCCCAGCCCCGGCTCTTTCGCATTACCGACGCCAATCGCCCTCTGCTGACCCTGGCCCTCTCCCCCCGGCCGGACAGTCTGAAGACGCTGGCGGATGTCCGCCTGCTGGCCGAAAACGATCTCAAGGACAGTCTGTTGCGTCTCGACGGCATCGGCGATGTGCAGATTTTCGGCGGCCACCGGGCCGAGGTGTCCGTGCGCCTTGACCGGGAGGCCCTGCGCGCCCACGGCCTCGGTCTGGAAGCGGTGATGGCGGCCCTGGCGGGACAAAACGTCTCGGCGCCGGCCGGGATTATTTATGGCGATCACCGGGAATATCTGGTCAACGTCGCCGGCGAATTTCCTTCGGCGGCGGCCCTCAAGAACCTGCCGCTACGCAGCGCCCAGGGCCGGTCGGTCTATCTGCGCGATGTCGCCGAGGTTCGGCTGGAAACGGCCGATACCCGCAGCCTCTACCATGGCAACGGCAAGGCCGCCATCGCCTTAAATCTGCTGCGCCCGGAAAAGGGGGAGACGGTCAAGGCGATCAAAAATCTTAAAGCCGCCCTGCCGGGTCTCGAGGCCCGCTATCCCGACCTGCTTTTCGAGATCACAGACGACCAGCAGCCGCTCATCGATCTCAACGTCAGCGGCATGCGCTCCTCCCTGGTGCAGGCCGTCATCCTCACGGTGCTGGTCATCTTTTTCTTCCTCGGCAACCTGCGGGCGGCGGCGACGGTGAGTGTCTCCATTCCCCTCTCCTTTCTGGGGGCGCTGGTGGTGTTGTGGTTCAGCCCCTACACGCTGAACATGGTGACCCTGTCGGCGCTGATCATCGCCGTCGGCATGGTCGTCGATGCCTCGGTGGTGGTGCTGGAGAACATCTACCGCCGTCATCACGACCTGGCGGGCGAAGACCCCGCCCAGGCGGCGCTGGAGGGAACACGCCAGGTCTCCCTGGCCGTCACCGCCGGCATGCTGACCACGGTGGTGGTGCTTGTGCCGGTGATCTTCACCCAGGGCTACACGGGCCGGGTGATGGCCCCCTTGAATATCATCATTATCGCCACCTTGGTCACCTCGCTCCTTGTCTCCCTGACCGTCATCCCCCTGGTGGCCTCCCGCCTGCTTGGCGGGCAACGTCCGCAGCGGCGGGGCCTGGAGCGGCTGGCGAATCCGGTGGAGAAGGGCCTCGACAGGCTGAGCGATTTCTACGTCGGCCTGGTGGGCCTGGTCCTGCGCCGGCGCCTGCTTTTCATCATCCTCGCCCTGGTTTTTCTGGTTTTCACCCTGCGCGTGGTGCGGCCTCTGCTGGGGGGCGAGCAGATGCCCCCCATGGACACGGGGATCGCCCTGGTGGAGTTCGACACCGATGCCTCGGCCAGCCCCCGCCAGGTGGAAGAGGTGCTGAGCCGGGTGGAAGCGCTGATTGGGCAATCCCCGGAGGTCAAGAGCATTTCGGCCGTGGTCGGGTCGGAGCCGCAGGCGGTTAGCTTCGGCGGCGGTGGGACCACCACCCAGAGCGCCAAGCTCACCATTCACCTCATCTCCCGTACCGAGCGCGAGGCTGATATCTGGCAGATTCAGGAGCGCTGGCGGCAGGGTTTGCGGCGGATCGAGGGGGTGCGCACCTTCCGGGTCTCCGAGTATGGTGCCACCCCGGTGGCGACCACCAAGGCCCCCTTCAACCTGATGATCACGGGTCCGGAGCTGCCGATGCTCGACAGCCTGGCGGACGAAGCGCTGCAGCGCCTGCGGGGCCTCCCCGGTCTGACGGACCTGCGGCGTTCCTGGTACCGCGATAAGGTGCAGCAGACGGTGGCGGTCGATGCCGAGCTGGCCCGCCTCTACGGAACCTCCGCCGGCGGAGTGGCCGAATCGCTGCGCCAGGCGGTGCAGGGGACGGCGGGCAGCGAGCTGCGCCTGCAGGGCTATCTCGATATCCCCATCCGCCTTCGCTATCAACAGAGCCAGATCGACAATCCCGAGGCTTTGCTGCAGGTGGATATTCCCACGGCCCAGGGGCCGATCAAGCTCGGCACCCTGGCACAGGTGCGCAGCGAAGTGCAGCCCCCCTTCATTACCCGCGAAAACTTGAGTCCGACCATCGATCTGACGGCGGGCAACCAGGTGCTGACCATCGCCCAGGTCACCAGTTTGGCCGCGCAGCGTCTGCGGGACATGCCCCTGCCAGCCGGCTACGCGCTGGAGATCGCCGGCACGGCCCGCGACATGGGCCAGAGCCAGGGCGAAATGGGGCGGGCGCTGCTCATCGGCCTGGTGCTCCTCTTCATTCTGCTATTTGCCATGTTTCGCTCTTTTTTGCCGCCCTTGGCCATCGTGCTCTCCATTCCCCTGGCCGTGGCCGGGGCGGTGTGGGGCCTGCTGCTCTTTGACAAACCTTTCTGCATGCCGGCCCTGATGGGGATTATTCTGCTCGGCGGCACCATCGTCAATAACGCCATCCTCATGCTCGACTTTATTCTGGAGGCGCGCCGGGAAGGGATGAGCCGCGACGAGGCCATTATCGCCTCGGTGCGTCTGCGCCTACGCCCCATCTTCATGACGGCCACCTCCACGGTCATCGGTTTTTCCCCCCTGATCTTCGAGATGGCCGTCGGACTGGAGCGCATGAGCCCCCTGGGGATTGCCGCCGCCTCCGGTCTGCTGGTAGGGACGGTGGTGACCATGGTCTATCTGCCGCTGGTCTACGTGCTGCTGGATGACGCCCAGGAGAAGCTGAGGACGCTGGGGCGCGCGGCCAGAAAAGCGGTGACCTCACTCCTCCTGCTCGGCGTCCTGCTGTCGCCCCAGGTCGATCCCGCTTCGGCGGCCGAACTCCCTTCGCCGCTGTCGCTGACGGAGGCGGTGGCCTATGGCCTCGAACACAGTCCGGCTCTGGCCCAGGCCGCTGCCGAGGTGGAGCGCGGCCAGGGCCTGGTGCGGAGTGCCGAGGCCCCGCGCGGGGTGCAGCTGCGCCTGGAAGGGAGCGCCGCCTGGTCGCAGGAGCGTCACAACATGGCGCCGGGGCTGGCGCCCCAGAATCAGGGGTTTGCCCATCGCGTCTATCAGGCCACGGCCAGCGCCGATCTGCTTCTCGCCGACTTCGGTGCGACCCGGGCCCGTCTGAAGGCCGCCAGGGCCGCGCAGGAGGGGGTCCGGCATCAGGCGGCCCGAGCCCGGGACGAAGTGGCCTTTCAGATTTCCCAACAGTTTTTGCAGGTATTGTCCCTGGGCGATATTCGCCGGGCCACCTTCGCCTCTTTGGACAGTCTGTCTGCTCTCGACCGCGCTGCCGAGCAGCTGTGGCGGCAGGGGCGGACGGCGCGGGTGGACAAGCTCAAGGTCGAGGTGCGTCTGGCCGAGGTGGAAAGTCAGCTGGCCGAGGTGGAGGCTGCCCTCGTCGAGGCGGAATACGCCTTGCTGGCTCTCTTGGGATGTGAGGGTGAACTGCCGCCGTTGACTGAGGTCGATCCCGGCGCAGTGACCCAAACCTCGGCGGAAAACAGGGATGGGGTGAGCCCCCGCGATGACCTGGCAGCGCGGCAGGCCGAGGTCGAGTCTGCCCGTCGACAGCTCGCCGGGGCGAAGCGGGCTTACCTGCCGGAACTGCGGCTCTTTGCCAGTGCCGGATATTACGGGGCCGACGATCCCCAGTCGATGGCGGCTGGGATACCCGGCGACGACAGCCAAACCGATGCGACGGTCGGCGTGAAGCTGACCGTTCCGCTGTTGGACGGCGGTTTGCGGGCCGGCCAGGTGGCGCAGGCCCGCGCTGAAGCAGATAGGGCTCGGGCCCGCCTGCGCGAGGCTCAACTCAACGCGCGGCGTGAACTGGCCGTCGCCCAGGCCGAGGTGGCCAGCGCCCAGGCCCGGCAGCAGGCCCATGGCAAGGGGGTGGTACAGGCCCGCGAAGCTGTGCGTCTGGAACGGCTCAAGTACGAGGCGCAGAAAGGATCGGTCAACGAGGTGCTCGACGCGGAAGCCGCTTTGCTGCAGGCCCGCAGCCTGCTCCGTCAAGCCGAGCGGGGCCTGATTCTGGCCAGCCTGGCGGAAGAGCTGGCCAGAGGCCGGCTGTCGTTTCCAGGAGAATAG